A stretch of Brassica napus cultivar Da-Ae chromosome C6, Da-Ae, whole genome shotgun sequence DNA encodes these proteins:
- the LOC125575162 gene encoding synaptonemal complex protein 1-like isoform X4 — protein MSIARTQLSGYWTGLGLCDLFNFLLNRFTDVSKRTVSSCKPPVLKKASLGYEWLFDRLDRERRKRGRKGDFEMQKLGFPAMKSLDQMRSMAGSGRNLAFSSRQQPHDSVSSGNFSNLKSTAEKLVKEQASMKSDLELANSKLRKSMDHIVALEEKLQNAFNENAKLRVMQKEDEKLWRGMESKFSSTKTLCDQLTETLQHLASQVQEAEKDKELFESKFFTSAEVIDSLKQQMGDLSSRLGVAEENIKSREKELEELKLEKEQTENSYLNELCRTASLLKEKDATIVNSEAAIAEAKLNIENLNLQLEKVRVELTSKEDEAKYLVGVKEKLERDKMDIQLSADNLSEKLINSDQEVKKLEGFVHSLATELAELDKKNLAFVENFDKLNGLYGTHLMLLQKDRDIASDRAQRLYNQLQGELSTVTVQKEALQSSANELYEQKEELKKAKESLVSQLAEERCSAKQEIEKLESEAKCLVSTNSETEAVLSELNEELEALSENLRASENKTQELLLKLSTSEAESKENYEKLQADAERKAEEIEILQKESESNQLRVESLLKEVNQLQSVIEEKELLINQCKENEKKLDQKTKEDKELLAAAETKLLEAKKQYDLMLENKQMELSRHLKELSQRNDQAINEIRRKYDEEKQEIIKAEKEKVEKVIRELSTKYDKELSDCKAESKHQLLSIQEDHASLILTVREEHGNKEFNLNAKHDEELRQAQIQAETELKERVTTIRNEHDAQLKALKCQYEDDCKKLQDELDLQRSKEERQRALLQMQWRVMSDKAPEEQEVSSRKEYSVSSVKVRGSRPPISRKSQHTTVMLDEDEQDSPFVKEAETPGTKMLKKVENTNTRSIMSSQKQHSKVTRREHEAEAKDGRTTKRRKTKGTVMFEEPQRRTTRFTPRAKTTPRSECLGHVQVAAISSHPPRSANIGDLFSEGSLNPYADDPYAFD, from the exons ATGTCCATAGCAAGAACTCAATTGAGTGGTTATTGGACCGGTCTGGGCCTCtgtgatttatttaatttcttattAAACCGGTTTACTGACGTCAGCAAACGCACGGTGTCAAGTTGCAAGCCACCGGTGCTGAAAAAAGCTTCATTGGGATATGAGTGGTTATTCGACCGGTTGGACCG GGAGAGGAGGAAGCGCGGGAGAAAAGGCGATTTCGAAATGCAGAAGCTAGGGTTTCCAGCGATGAAGAGCTTGGATCAGATGCGATCGATGGCTGGATCGGGGAGGAACCTCGCCTTCTCCTCGCGTCAACAACCTCACGATTCCGTCTCTTCCGGAAACTTCTCGAATCTCAAGTCTACGGCAG agAAACTGGTGAAGGAACAGGCGTCGATGAAATCCGATCTCGAATTGGCG AACTCTAAGCTGAGAAAGTCGATGGATCATATAGTCGCTTTAGAGGAGAAGCTGCAGAACGCTTTCAACGAGAATGCTAAGCTCAGGGTGATGCAAAAGGAGGATGAAAAGCTTTGGAGAGGGATGGAGTCCAAATTCTCTTCGACGAAGACTCTTTGTGATCAGCTTACTGAGACTCTGCAACACTTGGCTTCCCAGGTTCAAGAAG CTGAGAAGGATAAGGAGCTTTTTGAGTCCAAGTTCTTTACTAGTGCGGAAGTAATAGACTCTTTAAAGCAGCAAATGGGAGACCTGTCTTCAAGATTGGGTGTTGCTGAAGAAAACATCAAAAGCC GGGAGAAGGAACTAGAGGAGCTCAAACTTGAGAAAGAACAGACAGAGAACTCTTATCTGAATGAACTGTGTAGAACCGCCAGTCTCTTAAAGGAGAAAG ATGCTACGATAGTGAACTCTGAAGCAGCTATAGCTGAAGCAAAACTCAACATTGAGAATTTAAACCTCCAACTTGAGAAGGTGCGTGTTGAGTTAACATCAAAGGAAGATGAGGCCAAATACCTTGTTGGAGTCAAGGAGAAGCTAGAACGAGACAAGATGGATATTCAGCTGAGTGCTGATAATCTATCTGAGAAACTGATCAACTCAGACCAGGAGGTCAAGAAGCTCGAGGGATTTGTACACTCTTTGGCAACCGAATTGGCTGAATTGGACAAGAAGAACTTGGCCTTCGTGGAGAACTTTGATAAGCTAAATGGTTTATATGGCACTCACCTTATGTTGCTCCAGAAGGATAGAGATATTGCTTCTGATCGTGCTCAAAGATTATATAATCAACTCCAAGGAGAGTTGTCGACTGTAACCGTCCAAAAAGAAGCTCTGCAGTCATCAGCCAACGAGTTATATGAACAAAAAGAGGAACTGAAGAAAGCCAAAGAGTCATTGGTTTCTCAACTTGCTGAGGAACGCTGCTCTGCAAAGCAGGAAATTGAAAAACTAGAGTCTGAAGCAAAATGTCTGGTTTCAACAAATTCTGAGACAGAAGCAGTATTATCGGAGCTGAATGAGGAATTAGAAGCATTGTCTGAAAATCTGAGGGCCTCAGAGAATAAGACG CAAGAATTGTTGTTAAAGCTTTCGACATCAGAGGCTGAAAGCAAAGAGAACTATGAGAAGCTGCAGGCTGATGCAGAGAGAAAGGCTGAAGAAATTGAGATTTTGCAGAAGGAGAGCGAGAGCAATCAGCTGCGTGTGGAGTCATTGTTGAAAGAGGTGAACCAGCTCCAGAGCGTTATTGAAGAGAAAGAGCTTCTTATCAATCAATGCAAGGAAAATGAGAAGAAGCTGGACCAGAAAACTAAAGAG GACAAGGAGCTACTTGCAGCTGCTGAAACCAAACTTCTAGAGGCGAAGAAGCAATATGATCTGATGCTGGAAAATAAACAGATGGAATTATCTAGACACTTGAAGGAGTTATCTCAGAGGAATGACCAG GCGATTAATGAAATCCGGAGGAAATATGATGAGGAGAAGCAGGAGATTATTAAAGCTGAAAAGGAAAAG GTTGAGAAGGTTATCAGAGAGCTATCcactaaatatgataaagaaCTTTCTGACTGTAAAGCCGAATCAAAGCATCAATTGCTGTCCATTCAAGAGGATCATGCTTCTCTG ATACTCACTGTTCGTGAGGAACATGGAAATAAGGAGTTCAACCTCAATGCCAAGCACGATGAGGAACTGAGACAAGCTCAGATTCAGGCCGAAACTGAATTGAAAGAG AGGGTAACAACAATCAGGAACGAGCATGATGCTCAACTGAAAGCACTTAAGTGTCAGTACGAAGATGATTGCAAGAAGCTGCAAGATGAGTTAGATCTTCAGAGATCAAAA GAAGAGAGGCAAAGAGCTTTGTTGCAGATGCAGTGGAGGGTGATGAGTGACAAAGCTCCAGAAGAGCAAGAAGTGAGCTCTAGGAAG GAATACTCAGTCTCATCTGTCAAAGTGAGAGGCTCTCGTCCTCCTATTAGCAGAAAAAGCCAGCATACAACAGTGATGCTTGATGAAGATGAACAG GATTCCCCTTTTGTAAAGGAAGCAGAAACACCTGGGACAAAGATGCTAAAGAAAGttgaaaatacaaatacaagaaGCATAATGAGCAGCCAAAAGCAACATAGCAAG GTGACTCGTCGTGAACATGAAGCTGAAGCGAAGGATGGGAGGACCACTAAGCGAAGGAAAACAAAAGGCACAGTCATGTTTGAG GAGCCACAGAGGCGAACGACCCGGTTTACACCAAGAGCTAAGACCACCCCAAGAAG TGAATGTCTTGGACATGTGCAGGTGGCAGCCATAAGCAGCCATCCACCACGGTCTGCAAACATTGGAGATCTGTTTTCAGAAGGCTCTCTCAACCCCTACGCTGATGATCCATATGCATTTGACTGA
- the LOC125575162 gene encoding synaptonemal complex protein 1-like isoform X2: MSGYSTGWTGLGASVILFNFLLNRERRKRGRKGDFEMQKLGFPAMKSLDQMRSMAGSGRNLAFSSRQQPHDSVSSGNFSNLKSTAEKLVKEQASMKSDLELANSKLRKSMDHIVALEEKLQNAFNENAKLRVMQKEDEKLWRGMESKFSSTKTLCDQLTETLQHLASQVQEAEKDKELFESKFFTSAEVIDSLKQQMGDLSSRLGVAEENIKSREKELEELKLEKEQTENSYLNELCRTASLLKEKDATIVNSEAAIAEAKLNIENLNLQLEKVRVELTSKEDEAKYLVGVKEKLERDKMDIQLSADNLSEKLINSDQEVKKLEGFVHSLATELAELDKKNLAFVENFDKLNGLYGTHLMLLQKDRDIASDRAQRLYNQLQGELSTVTVQKEALQSSANELYEQKEELKKAKESLVSQLAEERCSAKQEIEKLESEAKCLVSTNSETEAVLSELNEELEALSENLRASENKTQELLLKLSTSEAESKENYEKLQADAERKAEEIEILQKESESNQLRVESLLKEVNQLQSVIEEKELLINQCKENEKKLDQKTKEDKELLAAAETKLLEAKKQYDLMLENKQMELSRHLKELSQRNDQAINEIRRKYDEEKQEIIKAEKEKVEKVIRELSTKYDKELSDCKAESKHQLLSIQEDHASLILTVREEHGNKEFNLNAKHDEELRQAQIQAETELKERVTTIRNEHDAQLKALKCQYEDDCKKLQDELDLQRSKEERQRALLQMQWRVMSDKAPEEQEVSSRKEYSVSSVKVRGSRPPISRKSQHTTVMLDEDEQDSPFVKEAETPGTKMLKKVENTNTRSIMSSQKQHSKVTRREHEAEAKDGRTTKRRKTKGTVMFEEPQRRTTRFTPRAKTTPRRWQP, translated from the exons ATGAGTGGTTATTCGACCGGTTGGACCGGTCTGGGGGCCTCtgtgattttatttaatttcttattGAACCG GGAGAGGAGGAAGCGCGGGAGAAAAGGCGATTTCGAAATGCAGAAGCTAGGGTTTCCAGCGATGAAGAGCTTGGATCAGATGCGATCGATGGCTGGATCGGGGAGGAACCTCGCCTTCTCCTCGCGTCAACAACCTCACGATTCCGTCTCTTCCGGAAACTTCTCGAATCTCAAGTCTACGGCAG agAAACTGGTGAAGGAACAGGCGTCGATGAAATCCGATCTCGAATTGGCG AACTCTAAGCTGAGAAAGTCGATGGATCATATAGTCGCTTTAGAGGAGAAGCTGCAGAACGCTTTCAACGAGAATGCTAAGCTCAGGGTGATGCAAAAGGAGGATGAAAAGCTTTGGAGAGGGATGGAGTCCAAATTCTCTTCGACGAAGACTCTTTGTGATCAGCTTACTGAGACTCTGCAACACTTGGCTTCCCAGGTTCAAGAAG CTGAGAAGGATAAGGAGCTTTTTGAGTCCAAGTTCTTTACTAGTGCGGAAGTAATAGACTCTTTAAAGCAGCAAATGGGAGACCTGTCTTCAAGATTGGGTGTTGCTGAAGAAAACATCAAAAGCC GGGAGAAGGAACTAGAGGAGCTCAAACTTGAGAAAGAACAGACAGAGAACTCTTATCTGAATGAACTGTGTAGAACCGCCAGTCTCTTAAAGGAGAAAG ATGCTACGATAGTGAACTCTGAAGCAGCTATAGCTGAAGCAAAACTCAACATTGAGAATTTAAACCTCCAACTTGAGAAGGTGCGTGTTGAGTTAACATCAAAGGAAGATGAGGCCAAATACCTTGTTGGAGTCAAGGAGAAGCTAGAACGAGACAAGATGGATATTCAGCTGAGTGCTGATAATCTATCTGAGAAACTGATCAACTCAGACCAGGAGGTCAAGAAGCTCGAGGGATTTGTACACTCTTTGGCAACCGAATTGGCTGAATTGGACAAGAAGAACTTGGCCTTCGTGGAGAACTTTGATAAGCTAAATGGTTTATATGGCACTCACCTTATGTTGCTCCAGAAGGATAGAGATATTGCTTCTGATCGTGCTCAAAGATTATATAATCAACTCCAAGGAGAGTTGTCGACTGTAACCGTCCAAAAAGAAGCTCTGCAGTCATCAGCCAACGAGTTATATGAACAAAAAGAGGAACTGAAGAAAGCCAAAGAGTCATTGGTTTCTCAACTTGCTGAGGAACGCTGCTCTGCAAAGCAGGAAATTGAAAAACTAGAGTCTGAAGCAAAATGTCTGGTTTCAACAAATTCTGAGACAGAAGCAGTATTATCGGAGCTGAATGAGGAATTAGAAGCATTGTCTGAAAATCTGAGGGCCTCAGAGAATAAGACG CAAGAATTGTTGTTAAAGCTTTCGACATCAGAGGCTGAAAGCAAAGAGAACTATGAGAAGCTGCAGGCTGATGCAGAGAGAAAGGCTGAAGAAATTGAGATTTTGCAGAAGGAGAGCGAGAGCAATCAGCTGCGTGTGGAGTCATTGTTGAAAGAGGTGAACCAGCTCCAGAGCGTTATTGAAGAGAAAGAGCTTCTTATCAATCAATGCAAGGAAAATGAGAAGAAGCTGGACCAGAAAACTAAAGAG GACAAGGAGCTACTTGCAGCTGCTGAAACCAAACTTCTAGAGGCGAAGAAGCAATATGATCTGATGCTGGAAAATAAACAGATGGAATTATCTAGACACTTGAAGGAGTTATCTCAGAGGAATGACCAG GCGATTAATGAAATCCGGAGGAAATATGATGAGGAGAAGCAGGAGATTATTAAAGCTGAAAAGGAAAAG GTTGAGAAGGTTATCAGAGAGCTATCcactaaatatgataaagaaCTTTCTGACTGTAAAGCCGAATCAAAGCATCAATTGCTGTCCATTCAAGAGGATCATGCTTCTCTG ATACTCACTGTTCGTGAGGAACATGGAAATAAGGAGTTCAACCTCAATGCCAAGCACGATGAGGAACTGAGACAAGCTCAGATTCAGGCCGAAACTGAATTGAAAGAG AGGGTAACAACAATCAGGAACGAGCATGATGCTCAACTGAAAGCACTTAAGTGTCAGTACGAAGATGATTGCAAGAAGCTGCAAGATGAGTTAGATCTTCAGAGATCAAAA GAAGAGAGGCAAAGAGCTTTGTTGCAGATGCAGTGGAGGGTGATGAGTGACAAAGCTCCAGAAGAGCAAGAAGTGAGCTCTAGGAAG GAATACTCAGTCTCATCTGTCAAAGTGAGAGGCTCTCGTCCTCCTATTAGCAGAAAAAGCCAGCATACAACAGTGATGCTTGATGAAGATGAACAG GATTCCCCTTTTGTAAAGGAAGCAGAAACACCTGGGACAAAGATGCTAAAGAAAGttgaaaatacaaatacaagaaGCATAATGAGCAGCCAAAAGCAACATAGCAAG GTGACTCGTCGTGAACATGAAGCTGAAGCGAAGGATGGGAGGACCACTAAGCGAAGGAAAACAAAAGGCACAGTCATGTTTGAG GAGCCACAGAGGCGAACGACCCGGTTTACACCAAGAGCTAAGACCACCCCAAGAAG GTGGCAGCCATAA
- the LOC125575162 gene encoding synaptonemal complex protein 1-like isoform X1, translated as MSIARTQLSGYWTGLGLCDLFNFLLNRFTDVSKRTVSSCKPPVLKKASLGYEWLFDRLDRERRKRGRKGDFEMQKLGFPAMKSLDQMRSMAGSGRNLAFSSRQQPHDSVSSGNFSNLKSTAEKLVKEQASMKSDLELANSKLRKSMDHIVALEEKLQNAFNENAKLRVMQKEDEKLWRGMESKFSSTKTLCDQLTETLQHLASQVQEAEKDKELFESKFFTSAEVIDSLKQQMGDLSSRLGVAEENIKSREKELEELKLEKEQTENSYLNELCRTASLLKEKDATIVNSEAAIAEAKLNIENLNLQLEKVRVELTSKEDEAKYLVGVKEKLERDKMDIQLSADNLSEKLINSDQEVKKLEGFVHSLATELAELDKKNLAFVENFDKLNGLYGTHLMLLQKDRDIASDRAQRLYNQLQGELSTVTVQKEALQSSANELYEQKEELKKAKESLVSQLAEERCSAKQEIEKLESEAKCLVSTNSETEAVLSELNEELEALSENLRASENKTQELLLKLSTSEAESKENYEKLQADAERKAEEIEILQKESESNQLRVESLLKEVNQLQSVIEEKELLINQCKENEKKLDQKTKEDKELLAAAETKLLEAKKQYDLMLENKQMELSRHLKELSQRNDQAINEIRRKYDEEKQEIIKAEKEKVEKVIRELSTKYDKELSDCKAESKHQLLSIQEDHASLILTVREEHGNKEFNLNAKHDEELRQAQIQAETELKERVTTIRNEHDAQLKALKCQYEDDCKKLQDELDLQRSKEERQRALLQMQWRVMSDKAPEEQEVSSRKEYSVSSVKVRGSRPPISRKSQHTTVMLDEDEQDSPFVKEAETPGTKMLKKVENTNTRSIMSSQKQHSKVTRREHEAEAKDGRTTKRRKTKGTVMFEEPQRRTTRFTPRAKTTPRRWQP; from the exons ATGTCCATAGCAAGAACTCAATTGAGTGGTTATTGGACCGGTCTGGGCCTCtgtgatttatttaatttcttattAAACCGGTTTACTGACGTCAGCAAACGCACGGTGTCAAGTTGCAAGCCACCGGTGCTGAAAAAAGCTTCATTGGGATATGAGTGGTTATTCGACCGGTTGGACCG GGAGAGGAGGAAGCGCGGGAGAAAAGGCGATTTCGAAATGCAGAAGCTAGGGTTTCCAGCGATGAAGAGCTTGGATCAGATGCGATCGATGGCTGGATCGGGGAGGAACCTCGCCTTCTCCTCGCGTCAACAACCTCACGATTCCGTCTCTTCCGGAAACTTCTCGAATCTCAAGTCTACGGCAG agAAACTGGTGAAGGAACAGGCGTCGATGAAATCCGATCTCGAATTGGCG AACTCTAAGCTGAGAAAGTCGATGGATCATATAGTCGCTTTAGAGGAGAAGCTGCAGAACGCTTTCAACGAGAATGCTAAGCTCAGGGTGATGCAAAAGGAGGATGAAAAGCTTTGGAGAGGGATGGAGTCCAAATTCTCTTCGACGAAGACTCTTTGTGATCAGCTTACTGAGACTCTGCAACACTTGGCTTCCCAGGTTCAAGAAG CTGAGAAGGATAAGGAGCTTTTTGAGTCCAAGTTCTTTACTAGTGCGGAAGTAATAGACTCTTTAAAGCAGCAAATGGGAGACCTGTCTTCAAGATTGGGTGTTGCTGAAGAAAACATCAAAAGCC GGGAGAAGGAACTAGAGGAGCTCAAACTTGAGAAAGAACAGACAGAGAACTCTTATCTGAATGAACTGTGTAGAACCGCCAGTCTCTTAAAGGAGAAAG ATGCTACGATAGTGAACTCTGAAGCAGCTATAGCTGAAGCAAAACTCAACATTGAGAATTTAAACCTCCAACTTGAGAAGGTGCGTGTTGAGTTAACATCAAAGGAAGATGAGGCCAAATACCTTGTTGGAGTCAAGGAGAAGCTAGAACGAGACAAGATGGATATTCAGCTGAGTGCTGATAATCTATCTGAGAAACTGATCAACTCAGACCAGGAGGTCAAGAAGCTCGAGGGATTTGTACACTCTTTGGCAACCGAATTGGCTGAATTGGACAAGAAGAACTTGGCCTTCGTGGAGAACTTTGATAAGCTAAATGGTTTATATGGCACTCACCTTATGTTGCTCCAGAAGGATAGAGATATTGCTTCTGATCGTGCTCAAAGATTATATAATCAACTCCAAGGAGAGTTGTCGACTGTAACCGTCCAAAAAGAAGCTCTGCAGTCATCAGCCAACGAGTTATATGAACAAAAAGAGGAACTGAAGAAAGCCAAAGAGTCATTGGTTTCTCAACTTGCTGAGGAACGCTGCTCTGCAAAGCAGGAAATTGAAAAACTAGAGTCTGAAGCAAAATGTCTGGTTTCAACAAATTCTGAGACAGAAGCAGTATTATCGGAGCTGAATGAGGAATTAGAAGCATTGTCTGAAAATCTGAGGGCCTCAGAGAATAAGACG CAAGAATTGTTGTTAAAGCTTTCGACATCAGAGGCTGAAAGCAAAGAGAACTATGAGAAGCTGCAGGCTGATGCAGAGAGAAAGGCTGAAGAAATTGAGATTTTGCAGAAGGAGAGCGAGAGCAATCAGCTGCGTGTGGAGTCATTGTTGAAAGAGGTGAACCAGCTCCAGAGCGTTATTGAAGAGAAAGAGCTTCTTATCAATCAATGCAAGGAAAATGAGAAGAAGCTGGACCAGAAAACTAAAGAG GACAAGGAGCTACTTGCAGCTGCTGAAACCAAACTTCTAGAGGCGAAGAAGCAATATGATCTGATGCTGGAAAATAAACAGATGGAATTATCTAGACACTTGAAGGAGTTATCTCAGAGGAATGACCAG GCGATTAATGAAATCCGGAGGAAATATGATGAGGAGAAGCAGGAGATTATTAAAGCTGAAAAGGAAAAG GTTGAGAAGGTTATCAGAGAGCTATCcactaaatatgataaagaaCTTTCTGACTGTAAAGCCGAATCAAAGCATCAATTGCTGTCCATTCAAGAGGATCATGCTTCTCTG ATACTCACTGTTCGTGAGGAACATGGAAATAAGGAGTTCAACCTCAATGCCAAGCACGATGAGGAACTGAGACAAGCTCAGATTCAGGCCGAAACTGAATTGAAAGAG AGGGTAACAACAATCAGGAACGAGCATGATGCTCAACTGAAAGCACTTAAGTGTCAGTACGAAGATGATTGCAAGAAGCTGCAAGATGAGTTAGATCTTCAGAGATCAAAA GAAGAGAGGCAAAGAGCTTTGTTGCAGATGCAGTGGAGGGTGATGAGTGACAAAGCTCCAGAAGAGCAAGAAGTGAGCTCTAGGAAG GAATACTCAGTCTCATCTGTCAAAGTGAGAGGCTCTCGTCCTCCTATTAGCAGAAAAAGCCAGCATACAACAGTGATGCTTGATGAAGATGAACAG GATTCCCCTTTTGTAAAGGAAGCAGAAACACCTGGGACAAAGATGCTAAAGAAAGttgaaaatacaaatacaagaaGCATAATGAGCAGCCAAAAGCAACATAGCAAG GTGACTCGTCGTGAACATGAAGCTGAAGCGAAGGATGGGAGGACCACTAAGCGAAGGAAAACAAAAGGCACAGTCATGTTTGAG GAGCCACAGAGGCGAACGACCCGGTTTACACCAAGAGCTAAGACCACCCCAAGAAG GTGGCAGCCATAA
- the LOC125589177 gene encoding multifunctional methyltransferase subunit TRM112 homolog B-like translates to MRLIVHNMLTCNIKGVVNKFPLRIEAEKVIKKEVDFNPDFLRHMLAKIEWKALVDGARSMGYTELPGHAPALESDESFLRKFHHALLELHLEEGSLVCQETGRKFPVEKGVPNMLLHEDEV, encoded by the coding sequence TTGACTTGCAACATCAAGGGAGTGGTCAACAAGTTCCCTCTCCGGATCGAAGCCGAGAAGGTGATCAAGAAGGAGGTTGACTTCAACCCTGATTTTCTCAGACACATGCTGGCCAAGATCGAGTGGAAGGCTCTGGTGGACGGTGCACGCTCCATGGGGTACACCGAGCTTCCTGGTCACGCACCGGCGCTAGAATCCGACGAATCGTTCCTCAGGAAGTTCCACCACGCGTTGCTCGAGCTCCACCTCGAGGAAGGCTCGCTCGTATGCCAAGAAACCGGTAGAAAGTTTCCAGTCGAGAAAGGAGTCCCAAACATGCTTCTCCACGAGGACGAAGTTTAA
- the LOC125575162 gene encoding synaptonemal complex protein 1-like isoform X3 codes for MDHIVALEEKLQNAFNENAKLRVMQKEDEKLWRGMESKFSSTKTLCDQLTETLQHLASQVQEAEKDKELFESKFFTSAEVIDSLKQQMGDLSSRLGVAEENIKSREKELEELKLEKEQTENSYLNELCRTASLLKEKDATIVNSEAAIAEAKLNIENLNLQLEKVRVELTSKEDEAKYLVGVKEKLERDKMDIQLSADNLSEKLINSDQEVKKLEGFVHSLATELAELDKKNLAFVENFDKLNGLYGTHLMLLQKDRDIASDRAQRLYNQLQGELSTVTVQKEALQSSANELYEQKEELKKAKESLVSQLAEERCSAKQEIEKLESEAKCLVSTNSETEAVLSELNEELEALSENLRASENKTQELLLKLSTSEAESKENYEKLQADAERKAEEIEILQKESESNQLRVESLLKEVNQLQSVIEEKELLINQCKENEKKLDQKTKEDKELLAAAETKLLEAKKQYDLMLENKQMELSRHLKELSQRNDQAINEIRRKYDEEKQEIIKAEKEKVEKVIRELSTKYDKELSDCKAESKHQLLSIQEDHASLILTVREEHGNKEFNLNAKHDEELRQAQIQAETELKERVTTIRNEHDAQLKALKCQYEDDCKKLQDELDLQRSKEERQRALLQMQWRVMSDKAPEEQEVSSRKEYSVSSVKVRGSRPPISRKSQHTTVMLDEDEQDSPFVKEAETPGTKMLKKVENTNTRSIMSSQKQHSKVTRREHEAEAKDGRTTKRRKTKGTVMFEEPQRRTTRFTPRAKTTPRRWQP; via the exons ATGGATCATATAGTCGCTTTAGAGGAGAAGCTGCAGAACGCTTTCAACGAGAATGCTAAGCTCAGGGTGATGCAAAAGGAGGATGAAAAGCTTTGGAGAGGGATGGAGTCCAAATTCTCTTCGACGAAGACTCTTTGTGATCAGCTTACTGAGACTCTGCAACACTTGGCTTCCCAGGTTCAAGAAG CTGAGAAGGATAAGGAGCTTTTTGAGTCCAAGTTCTTTACTAGTGCGGAAGTAATAGACTCTTTAAAGCAGCAAATGGGAGACCTGTCTTCAAGATTGGGTGTTGCTGAAGAAAACATCAAAAGCC GGGAGAAGGAACTAGAGGAGCTCAAACTTGAGAAAGAACAGACAGAGAACTCTTATCTGAATGAACTGTGTAGAACCGCCAGTCTCTTAAAGGAGAAAG ATGCTACGATAGTGAACTCTGAAGCAGCTATAGCTGAAGCAAAACTCAACATTGAGAATTTAAACCTCCAACTTGAGAAGGTGCGTGTTGAGTTAACATCAAAGGAAGATGAGGCCAAATACCTTGTTGGAGTCAAGGAGAAGCTAGAACGAGACAAGATGGATATTCAGCTGAGTGCTGATAATCTATCTGAGAAACTGATCAACTCAGACCAGGAGGTCAAGAAGCTCGAGGGATTTGTACACTCTTTGGCAACCGAATTGGCTGAATTGGACAAGAAGAACTTGGCCTTCGTGGAGAACTTTGATAAGCTAAATGGTTTATATGGCACTCACCTTATGTTGCTCCAGAAGGATAGAGATATTGCTTCTGATCGTGCTCAAAGATTATATAATCAACTCCAAGGAGAGTTGTCGACTGTAACCGTCCAAAAAGAAGCTCTGCAGTCATCAGCCAACGAGTTATATGAACAAAAAGAGGAACTGAAGAAAGCCAAAGAGTCATTGGTTTCTCAACTTGCTGAGGAACGCTGCTCTGCAAAGCAGGAAATTGAAAAACTAGAGTCTGAAGCAAAATGTCTGGTTTCAACAAATTCTGAGACAGAAGCAGTATTATCGGAGCTGAATGAGGAATTAGAAGCATTGTCTGAAAATCTGAGGGCCTCAGAGAATAAGACG CAAGAATTGTTGTTAAAGCTTTCGACATCAGAGGCTGAAAGCAAAGAGAACTATGAGAAGCTGCAGGCTGATGCAGAGAGAAAGGCTGAAGAAATTGAGATTTTGCAGAAGGAGAGCGAGAGCAATCAGCTGCGTGTGGAGTCATTGTTGAAAGAGGTGAACCAGCTCCAGAGCGTTATTGAAGAGAAAGAGCTTCTTATCAATCAATGCAAGGAAAATGAGAAGAAGCTGGACCAGAAAACTAAAGAG GACAAGGAGCTACTTGCAGCTGCTGAAACCAAACTTCTAGAGGCGAAGAAGCAATATGATCTGATGCTGGAAAATAAACAGATGGAATTATCTAGACACTTGAAGGAGTTATCTCAGAGGAATGACCAG GCGATTAATGAAATCCGGAGGAAATATGATGAGGAGAAGCAGGAGATTATTAAAGCTGAAAAGGAAAAG GTTGAGAAGGTTATCAGAGAGCTATCcactaaatatgataaagaaCTTTCTGACTGTAAAGCCGAATCAAAGCATCAATTGCTGTCCATTCAAGAGGATCATGCTTCTCTG ATACTCACTGTTCGTGAGGAACATGGAAATAAGGAGTTCAACCTCAATGCCAAGCACGATGAGGAACTGAGACAAGCTCAGATTCAGGCCGAAACTGAATTGAAAGAG AGGGTAACAACAATCAGGAACGAGCATGATGCTCAACTGAAAGCACTTAAGTGTCAGTACGAAGATGATTGCAAGAAGCTGCAAGATGAGTTAGATCTTCAGAGATCAAAA GAAGAGAGGCAAAGAGCTTTGTTGCAGATGCAGTGGAGGGTGATGAGTGACAAAGCTCCAGAAGAGCAAGAAGTGAGCTCTAGGAAG GAATACTCAGTCTCATCTGTCAAAGTGAGAGGCTCTCGTCCTCCTATTAGCAGAAAAAGCCAGCATACAACAGTGATGCTTGATGAAGATGAACAG GATTCCCCTTTTGTAAAGGAAGCAGAAACACCTGGGACAAAGATGCTAAAGAAAGttgaaaatacaaatacaagaaGCATAATGAGCAGCCAAAAGCAACATAGCAAG GTGACTCGTCGTGAACATGAAGCTGAAGCGAAGGATGGGAGGACCACTAAGCGAAGGAAAACAAAAGGCACAGTCATGTTTGAG GAGCCACAGAGGCGAACGACCCGGTTTACACCAAGAGCTAAGACCACCCCAAGAAG GTGGCAGCCATAA